Proteins co-encoded in one Prescottella sp. R16 genomic window:
- a CDS encoding TIGR03089 family protein — protein sequence MTDLTTALLDPILAADPAGPRITYYDDATGERIELSAITLANWAAKTANLLSDEFGLLPGSRVSVLLPAHWQTAAVLLGAWWAGLEVTLDADPDADAALVTADRLDDVADVPEVAVLSLDAFGRPVPDLPVGVTDYATAVRVHGDQFRPTGTGAATLDGRGVDEVLDAARAAAAADKVTGSDRVLSTRSWATPDELIAGLVSMLAVGASLVQVNNPDTDAIERRVGAEKVTVRFGG from the coding sequence GTGACCGATCTGACCACCGCCCTGCTCGACCCGATCCTCGCCGCCGACCCGGCCGGGCCGCGCATCACCTACTACGACGACGCCACCGGCGAGCGCATCGAACTGTCCGCGATCACGCTCGCCAACTGGGCCGCGAAGACCGCGAACCTGCTGTCCGACGAGTTCGGGCTGCTCCCCGGCTCTCGGGTGTCGGTGCTGCTGCCCGCGCACTGGCAGACCGCCGCGGTCCTGCTCGGCGCGTGGTGGGCCGGACTCGAGGTCACCCTCGACGCCGATCCCGATGCGGACGCCGCCCTCGTCACCGCCGACCGCCTGGACGACGTCGCCGACGTCCCCGAGGTCGCGGTCCTGTCGCTCGACGCGTTCGGCCGTCCCGTCCCGGATCTGCCGGTCGGGGTCACCGACTACGCGACGGCGGTGCGCGTGCACGGCGACCAGTTCCGGCCCACCGGAACCGGCGCCGCGACCCTCGACGGCCGCGGCGTCGACGAGGTCCTCGACGCCGCCCGCGCCGCGGCCGCCGCCGACAAGGTGACCGGGTCGGATCGGGTGCTCTCCACCCGCTCCTGGGCGACGCCCGACGAACTGATCGCCGGACTCGTCTCGATGCTCGCGGTCGGCGCCTCGCTGGTGCAGGTGAACAATCCCGACACCGACGCGATCGAACGTCGCGTCGGCGCCGAGAAGGT